AACCAGGAAATATCAGGCCTGAACAATATACGCTGGGTAGTTGAGGACGCATTAAAGTTTGTAAAGCGCGAACTTAAGCGCGGCAAAAAATATAATGGCATTATTCTCGACCCACCGGCATACGGCCATGGCCCAAACGGCGAGAAATGGAAACTGGAAGACCATATTAAAGAGATGATGCGTGATGTAGTGCAACTGCTCGACCCGGAAGAACACTTCCTGATACTGAACACCTATTCATTGGGTTTTTCATCGGTAATTATTGAAAATCTGGTTAAAAGCGCTTATCCGCAGGTGGAGAACTTTGAAACAGGCGAGCTGTACCTTCAGGCCACCGCCGGTCCGAAACTGCCGCTTGGCGTATTTGGCAAGTTTTGTAAAATAAAAGCTTAACAGGTAAACCATTCCATTATATTTACAACTTAATTGAACTATAAAACTGCCTTTAAATCTGCCATGAGAACAAAGCACATCTTCCTGTTATTGTTATGCTGTTTATCAACTTTAACTTTATTATCTAACTGCACCGGTAACGGCAAATCGGCTTCAAAAACCTCGCTGACAGCCGCCAAAGGCGAAAACGAGGATGGCGATACCACCAAGAAATCGACCTACCCACCGCTGGATACCGCCCTGTACGATTCGCTTAACGTACGCCTGGCTAACGGCGATACCAATGGTTACTGGCCGGTAAAAAAGGCTGCTTATCCCCTGCCCGGAGCTGTATTGCCGTTTAAGCGCGTAGTTGCTTTTTACGGAAACCTGTTCTCTAAAAAAATGGGCATTCTGGGCGAGCTGCCTGCCGACCAAATGCTGGCCAAACTAAAAACCGAAGTAAAGAACTGGGAAAAAGCCGACCCCAAAACACCGGTTGTACCTGCCTTACACTACATAGCTGTAGTAGCGCAAGGTGACGGCGGCAAGGATGGCAAATACCGTTACCGTATGCCATTTAAACAGATTGACACGGTACTTTATCTGGCGAAGAAGATAGACGCGCTGGTATTTTTAGATGTACAGGTAGCACTAAGCGATATCAAGATAGAACTGCCCTTGCTGGAGAAATACCTGGCCATGCCTAACGTACACTTTGGTATGGACCCTGAATTCTCTATGAAGGATGGCAGCAAACCGGGCAAACGCATTGGCACTTATGATGCGGCGGACATCAACTATGTGAGCAATTACTTGGCTGATTTGGTTAAAAAGAATAACCTGCCGCCTAAGATATTAGTGATACACCGCTTTACCCGTAAAATGGTTACCAACACTAAAGATATTAAAACCCGCCCTGAGGTACAAGTGGTGATGGATATGGATGGCTGGGGCGAACCATCGCTTAAACTGGGCACCTACCGCCACTGGATATACCCGGAGCCGGTACAGTTTACAGGCTTTAAGCTGTTTTACAAAAACGACATCAAAAAGGAGCCTAAGCGTATGCTTACCCCTGCTGAACTTATGAAATATAAACCGATACCGATTTACATTCAATATCAGTAAGAACAAAAATGCCGCTCCAATCAAGCGGCATTTTTTGTTTTAAAGTCAAATTATACTCTGAAAAATAAAGCTTTAAACTGCAATTAATTTGGCTATATTGTAAGCATTATTTAATCCTTATCACTGATATGAAAAAAATCTGCTCTTTGCTGGCCGTAGTGCTTATCGCGGCATCATCATGTAAAAAAGATCCGGTAGCCGGCTTTTCAACTGAAAGAACAAGCTTCTATTTAACGGAATCGGTAACGTTTAACAACACCTCGAAAAACGGCGGCAGCTATTCCTGGGATTTTGGTGACGGCTCAACATCAACAGAGGCTAATCCTACGCACGCATACACTAAAGCCGGTAACTATACGGTAAAGCTCACTGCGGGCAGCTCGGTAAGTACACATGCTATTAAGGTAGGTAACGGCACCTCAAGTTATGTTGTAAAAAACAATACTTCACTTGCCTTTGAAGCGGTGTCCTACTACGTTAACGCTAATAATGAATTGCTTGACTTTGTAGAACATGGCCCACTAGCTATTTCCAGCAGTTCTGATACGGTTTACACTTCACGCAACACCATCCATCTGGGTGGTGCGGTTAATAATCGGATATTCATTGTTATAAACGGGTACAATATCAATAAATTTAAACACAACGACCTGACAATTAATAACGAAACACAGGTATATTTTGGTGACGAGCAGGGCACGAACGGAAAATCAAACCCGGGCGTAACGCAAACCGCTAACCATTACAGAAGCATTTTAAAAACAAAAGCAGGGAGCAGGCCAATGATCTATCTCAAGCCAGCGAGATAAATAGCTTTTAATTAAGCAACAAAGGCGGATAATTTACATAATCCGCCTTTGTTGCTTAAAAAACTTAATCCGGGTAAATGCGGCCTATAAAATCTTTGTCTTTGGCAGACAAATAATAGTTGTACCCGATTGACATACCATCGCGCGTTAACGCTGAATCTACAGGATATTGCATGATCGATTTCGGATCAAATTTGGTATTCCGTACATCCGATTTAGGATATTTATAGAGTACGTTCTGATCTACCTTTTTCTTGCCCCAGCCGTAGTACTTCTTGTAGTACGCGTATACCTTTTCTTTGTTCCACTTAATTTCGGCTACCGGGCTGCTTTGCTCATGTACAAGGCCTATGGCATGGCCAAACTCATGGGTTACGGTACGGCTAAACTCCTTTTCTTCGGTCTTGCCGTCAAACCAGCCAAAATTCATGGTTTGCTCGCCTTTGTGGTTATTCGCATCGGTGCCGACATATGACCATGAACCTTTATTATTATTCACCTTGAAGCCAACACGCAGGTCTGACGCGGCCTTATTGTCCGTTTTTACAAAATGCAGGTTAGCATGCTCGGCCCATTTGCGGGCATACTTCATCACCTTGCCCTGTAGATAGTCGCCACCATTAATAAAAAATATCTT
This Mucilaginibacter defluvii DNA region includes the following protein-coding sequences:
- a CDS encoding PKD domain-containing protein, with the translated sequence MKKICSLLAVVLIAASSCKKDPVAGFSTERTSFYLTESVTFNNTSKNGGSYSWDFGDGSTSTEANPTHAYTKAGNYTVKLTAGSSVSTHAIKVGNGTSSYVVKNNTSLAFEAVSYYVNANNELLDFVEHGPLAISSSSDTVYTSRNTIHLGGAVNNRIFIVINGYNINKFKHNDLTINNETQVYFGDEQGTNGKSNPGVTQTANHYRSILKTKAGSRPMIYLKPAR
- a CDS encoding M12 family metallopeptidase, with product MRLKHLTPALALIVLAACNKSTQNEVAPESAANIVDSTNTETDYFADGYIPQACIDMTDTTDDSRLQTDAVYEGNHKWANGKTLKIFFINGGDYLQGKVMKYARKWAEHANLHFVKTDNKAASDLRVGFKVNNNKGSWSYVGTDANNHKGEQTMNFGWFDGKTEEKEFSRTVTHEFGHAIGLVHEQSSPVAEIKWNKEKVYAYYKKYYGWGKKKVDQNVLYKYPKSDVRNTKFDPKSIMQYPVDSALTRDGMSIGYNYYLSAKDKDFIGRIYPD